TCGCTGCGGTGTGCTCATGGCCTCTGCTCCTTGCCATTCAAGGGATTACCGAGGCGGTCGCGGCCGTAGATGCGCGGACGTAGGTAGTGATCGATGATCGGCGTAAAGCAGTTCATTAGCAGTACAGCGAATGCGCTCGCCTCTGGATAGCCGCCATAGGTTCGCACTAGCCAAATGATCGCCGCACAGCCGGCGGCAAAGATGGCTCTTCCGAAGGGAGTAGCCGGGGATGTGCTTGGGTCGGTGGCGATGAAAAAGGCGGCGAGTAGGGTTGAGCCGGCGAGTATATGGACGCTTGCAGAGGCGTAACGATCTGGGTCGAGCACATGGAAGCCGGTGCTTAAAACGGCCAGGGTGACGAGCATTACTATAGGTATATCCCAGGCAATGATCCGCCGGGCTAGCAGATAGATGCCTCCTGCTAGCAGGAGTAGCGCCGAGCTTTCCGCTAGGCTGCCCGGGGCGTAACCGAGCAAGGCCAGCCAGGGGTCGAAGACATCCGGTAAAGCCGCCTCGATTGTTCTGCCTTCAGCGAGGGCGGTACGGGTAGCATCGAGAGTGGTGGCGCTGGTGACCGCATCCCAGTCGACAGCGCCGAGAAAGGTGATCTGCAATCCTTCCAGAAAACCTGGCGATGCACCGGAGGTAAGCGGCGCCGGCTCAACCCAGCGGGTCATCTCTACCGGGAAGGCGATAAGTAGGGCGACGCGGGCGACCATGGCCGGGTTGAAGAGGTTTTGCCCGGTGCCGCCGAATACCCCTTTAGCAACTATAATCGCCACCAGGCCACCGGTCACGGCTATCCACCACGGTGCCCAGGGCGGCAGGCTCATGGCGAGGATTAAGCCGGTGACTAGGGCGGAGCCATCACGCACCCCGCCGGTAGGGCGCCCGGCAAGGCGTAGGCAGAGCAGTTCGGCGAGGATAACCGTAACGAGAGTAATGGCCACTAGGTTAAAGGCGGGCCAGCCGTAGAGCCATATGCCGAAGAGGGTTGCTGGGGCAGCGGCAAGCATGACTTGCCGCATAATGCTCTCCAGGGTTAAGGGTGCCCGGGTATGAGGGGCGGCAAGGGGCTCACTCACGACTCGGTCTCCTGTTCTAGTTGCTCGCGGGGCTGTGTTTCAGGCTGCTGCTGCGCCGGCGCTGCGCGATGTTTTGCTGTCTGCTGTTCAACCTCCTCTTCCTTCTCTTTTGGCTTTTGCTGTTCCTGTTCTTGCTGTTTTTGGGCGGCACGGCGTTTGCGCCGTTCGGCGGCCGCCTTTTTCTTCGCCTCGGCCTCGCGGCGTTGCCGCTCGGCGCGGTTCTCAGCGAGGCGCTTTTGGAGTTCGGCGCGCTGGCGTGAAGCTGCGTTATCGGCGTGGCGACCACGGGCGTAGTGAAAGAGCTGCACTAACGGGCGGGCTGATGGGCAGACATAGGCGCAGGAGCCACAGGTGAGGCAGTCGAGCAGGCCGTTATCGATAGCGCCATCAAGATCTTCAGAGGCGGCGCGGTTGGCGATCTCAAACGGCATTAATCCCATCGGGCAAGAGTCAACACAGCGCCCGCAGCGGATGCACGGCAATCCGTCCGGTTCACGGATCTCGGCAGCGGTCAGAGCAATTACCCCAGTGGTCCCTTTAGCTAGCGCTGCTGATGTCGGCACCTCTTGGCCCATCATCGGGCCGCCGGCGAGGATGCGCGCCGGCTCGCACTTAAGCCCGCCGGCTAGCTCGATCAAGTGGGCAAGCGGGGTGCCAATGGGGGCTTCGAAGTTGCCGGGCTCTTTGACAGCGCCGCCGCCGACGGTCACCGGGCGCCTTATCAGCGGCTCGCCCTGGCGAATGGCGCGATGGACAGCGTAGGCAGTGCCAACATTATGTACTACTACACCGATATCCGCGGCTCGCTTGCCTGCCGGTACTTCGCGTCCGGTGAGGGTGTAGATGAGGTGTTTTTCCGAGCCTTGTGGCCAGAGGCTGGGTACCGGAATAACTTCAGCGTAGCCGAGAGACTCAGCGGCTCGCTGCATGGCGTGGATGGCCTCGGGCTTATTATCTTCGATACCGATGGCTGTGCGTTGGGCGCCGAGGGCATGCGCCATAAGCCGGGCACCGTCGATTATCCCCGCGGCCCGCTCGCGCATCAGCCGATCATCACCGGTAAGGTAAGGTTCGCATTCGCCACCGTTGATTATCAGCGTCTGCACCGAGCTATCTGGGGTTAGTTTGACCGCGGCCGGAAAGGCGGCGCCACCCATACCGACAATCCCCGCTGCCGCGACCCGTTCGGCAATCAGCTCACTGTCGATCTGCTCAGCAGCGGCAGTCAGCGGCGGTGGCAAGTTTGGATCCCACTCCCTGTTGCCATCTGGCTCGATGACAACGGTTTTGACCGGCAGGCCCGAGGGGTGCGGGGCGGGGTGCTCGGTTATATCGATAACAGTCCCTGAGCATGGGGCGTGCACGGCAGCCGATATGCCGGCATCGGGCTGACCGATCAGTTGCCCTTGCAAGACCTTGTCGCCAGGCTCGACCAACGCTAGCGCCGGGGCCCCGATATGCTGTGCCAAGGAGACGAACAGCCTAGCTGGGGGGCGAATCGGCACTAGCGGGCAATCAGCTGTGGGGTGTTTGCGCGAATCCGTCCTCACTCCCCCGCGAATCAGCTTTGGTCTGCTAAGCAGCATGATCTATCACCTCCTGCGGGCGCGGCCAGCGCCAATTGGCTAGGGTGATCGTCTCGGGCACCATCTGCAGGGTTTGAGTAGGACAGGTCTCGATACACGCCACGCACCCGGAGCAGGCTTCCGGCAAGACGCCGTGGATCTGATTCGGGGCGCCGATGATGGCGTCGGTAGGGCAGACCTTAAGGCATTTCAAGCAGCCGATGCACAGATCCTCATCGACCACCTTGGCGACCATGCGTGGTCCCTCTTGTTTTTGGCCGTAACTGAGTGGCCGACCGGTGATACGGGCTAGCTCCTCAGCTACTGCCCGGCCTCCTGGTGGGCAGAAGTCGACCGGCAGTTCACCGTCAGCTACGGCGACTGCACCCGTGGCACAACCGGGATATCCGCACTGACCGCAGTTGGTGCCGGGTAGGGCGCTTTCAATCTCAGCGGCTATCTCGTCGGGTTCACCCTTTAAGTAGTGGTGGGCAATGGCGAGCACCCAGCCGAGGGCTATAGCCATCAGAGTCAGAACCAGCATTGCTGCGTACATGGCTTAGGCTCCTGGAAGTCCGGTTAGTCCCATGAACGCCAGCGCCATTAGGCCGGCGACTATAAAAGCTATTGGTGCCCCCTGGAATGCTGCAGGCACGGCGGCGCAGGCCAAGCGCTGGCG
This Halorhodospira halochloris DNA region includes the following protein-coding sequences:
- a CDS encoding RnfABCDGE type electron transport complex subunit D, whose amino-acid sequence is MSEPLAAPHTRAPLTLESIMRQVMLAAAPATLFGIWLYGWPAFNLVAITLVTVILAELLCLRLAGRPTGGVRDGSALVTGLILAMSLPPWAPWWIAVTGGLVAIIVAKGVFGGTGQNLFNPAMVARVALLIAFPVEMTRWVEPAPLTSGASPGFLEGLQITFLGAVDWDAVTSATTLDATRTALAEGRTIEAALPDVFDPWLALLGYAPGSLAESSALLLLAGGIYLLARRIIAWDIPIVMLVTLAVLSTGFHVLDPDRYASASVHILAGSTLLAAFFIATDPSTSPATPFGRAIFAAGCAAIIWLVRTYGGYPEASAFAVLLMNCFTPIIDHYLRPRIYGRDRLGNPLNGKEQRP
- the rsxC gene encoding electron transport complex subunit RsxC; translation: MLLSRPKLIRGGVRTDSRKHPTADCPLVPIRPPARLFVSLAQHIGAPALALVEPGDKVLQGQLIGQPDAGISAAVHAPCSGTVIDITEHPAPHPSGLPVKTVVIEPDGNREWDPNLPPPLTAAAEQIDSELIAERVAAAGIVGMGGAAFPAAVKLTPDSSVQTLIINGGECEPYLTGDDRLMRERAAGIIDGARLMAHALGAQRTAIGIEDNKPEAIHAMQRAAESLGYAEVIPVPSLWPQGSEKHLIYTLTGREVPAGKRAADIGVVVHNVGTAYAVHRAIRQGEPLIRRPVTVGGGAVKEPGNFEAPIGTPLAHLIELAGGLKCEPARILAGGPMMGQEVPTSAALAKGTTGVIALTAAEIREPDGLPCIRCGRCVDSCPMGLMPFEIANRAASEDLDGAIDNGLLDCLTCGSCAYVCPSARPLVQLFHYARGRHADNAASRQRAELQKRLAENRAERQRREAEAKKKAAAERRKRRAAQKQQEQEQQKPKEKEEEVEQQTAKHRAAPAQQQPETQPREQLEQETES
- a CDS encoding RnfABCDGE type electron transport complex subunit B, producing the protein MYAAMLVLTLMAIALGWVLAIAHHYLKGEPDEIAAEIESALPGTNCGQCGYPGCATGAVAVADGELPVDFCPPGGRAVAEELARITGRPLSYGQKQEGPRMVAKVVDEDLCIGCLKCLKVCPTDAIIGAPNQIHGVLPEACSGCVACIETCPTQTLQMVPETITLANWRWPRPQEVIDHAA